A window of the Zeugodacus cucurbitae isolate PBARC_wt_2022May chromosome 2, idZeuCucr1.2, whole genome shotgun sequence genome harbors these coding sequences:
- the Mme_3 gene encoding neprilysin-2 isoform X1, with product MRYHLLCCRNPNWWRRRTTLERCLVLISIIALIAVVGLVIGLVSVILSNRLVEELKATTNPPEALQGSTRNTDNEVFMPPQKMPKEDVCLSAECIHTSSAVLSKMKPEVEPCDDFYQFVCGTYIEENLIPDDKDSLNTFSVISDKLHEQLKEIITEERPATEPKHYQLPNALYKACMNKSLIEELDSKPIADIAKKLGGWPVIEGDSWNADNSWTWQETVKKFRKMGFSMDYIIDFSVSVDLKNSTVRIIDFDQSAIGLSREYLVKGFNETLVSSYYDYMVDMAVLFGADKDVAKRELRESLDFEMALANISWPAEKRRNTNDLYNIRTLKQLQEAYPYVQWVDYVNALLPEKINVNEDEPVNLSVPSFFEELGPLLERTPNRVIANYMMWRIHAFSIVFLSEQFRKRQLQYATALSGRQEQEARWKECVDIASGSYDDEVEDEVDGLAIAVGSLYVRKHFKQDSKAIALDMVHQIRGVFDNILSEVDWMDEVTKKEAKKKLYAMTTHIGYPDEMLDNSKLEEYYRNLDIDSSKYFESFLNMNVFGTDYSFNKLRLPVNKTDWMRHARPAVVNAYYSSIENSIQFPAGILQGHFFHAARPKYMNYGAIGFVIGHEITHGFDDQGRRFDLQGNLLDWWAEDTQKAYLDKAKCIIEQYGNFTDGQTGLNLNGVNTQGENIADNGGVKESYRAYRQWVEKNGPEPKLPGLDYTPEQMFWISAGQTWCAKYRKETLKMRITTGVHSPSQFRVMGTFSNMKDFARDFNCPEGSRMNPVQKCEVW from the exons AAATCCGAATTGGTGGCGTAGACGGACCACGTTGGAACGATGCCTGGTATTGATCAGTATTATTGCGTTGATCGCAGTTGTTGGTCTGGTTATTGGACTAGTTTCGGTAATACTCTCTAACCGTTTGGTAGAAG AGCTCAAAGCCACTACCAATCCACCAGAGGCGCTGCAAGGCTCCACTCGCAACACGGACAATGAGGTCTTTATGCCACCACAGAAGATGCCAAAGGAAGATGTCTGCCTCTCAGCCGAATGCATACATACCTCGTCGGCGGTGCTGAGCAAAATGAAGCCGGAAGTCGAACCTTGCGATGATTTCTATCAGTTTGTTTGCGGTACTTACATTGAAGAGAATCTAATACCCGATGACAAGGATTCCTTGAATACGTTCTCTGTGATCTCGGATAAATTACACGAACAGCTGAAGGAGATTATTACCGAGGAACGACCAGCCACGGAGCCCAAACACTACCAGCTACCGAACGCGCTGTACAAGGCATGCATGAACAAAT CACTGATTGAGGAGCTGGATTCCAAGCCCATTGCAGACATTGCCAAAAAACTCGGCGGCTGGCCGGTAATTGAGGGCGACTCATGGAACGCGGACAACAGCTGGACTTGGCAGGAGACTGTAAAGAAGTTCCGTAAAATGGGCTTTAGCATGGACTATATTATTGACTTTTCAGTCAGTGTTGATTTGAAGAACAGTACAGTTCGCATTATTGAT TTTGATCAATCGGCTATTGGCTTGAGTCGCGAATATCTAGTCAAAGGTTTCAACGAGACATTGGTGAGCTCCTACTATGACTATATGGTCGATATGGCTGTGCTTTTTGGTGCTGATAAGGATGTAGCGAAGCGTGAATTACGAGAATCGCTCGATTTCGAAATGGCTTTGGCCAAT ATTTCCTGGCCAGCTGAGAAGCGCCGCAACACCAACGATCTCTACAACATACGCACATTGAAGCAACTGCAGGAAGCTTATCCCTATGTGCAGTGGGTGGACTATGTCAACGCTTTGCTGCCGGAAAAAATCAATGTGAACGAAGATGAGCCAGTGAATCTTTCGGTACCCAGTTTCTTTGAAGAGTTAGGCCCACTATTGGAGCGCACACCCAATCGTGTGATTGCCAACTACATGATGTGGCGTATACACGCCTTTTCGATCGTTTTCCTCTCGGAGCAATTCCGCAAGCGTCAACTGCAATACGCGACCGCTTTGTCGGGCCGTCAGGAGCAGGAGGCGCGCTGGAAGGAGTGTGTCGATATCGCCAGTGGCAG CTATGATGATGAGGTCGAAGATGAAGTAGATGG CTTGGCCATTGCCGTCGGTTCGCTGTATGTGCGCAAACATTTCAAGCAAGACTCCAAGGCTATTGCATTGGATATGGTGCATCAAATACGCGGTGTCTTCGACAATATACTCAGCGAGGTTGACTGGATGGACGAGGTTACCAAGAAGGAGGCTAAGAAGAAATTGTATGCCATGACTACACACATTGGCTATCCCGACGAGATGTTGGATAATTCGAAATTGGAGGAATACTATCGCAATTTGGATATTGATTCAAGCAAATACTTTGAGTCCTTCCTGAACATGAATGTCTTCGGTACAGATTACTCGTTCAACAAGCTGCGCTTGCCAGTGAACAAGACGGATTGGATGCGTCACGCACGTCCAGCGGTTGTGAATGCCTACTATTCATCGATCGAGAACAGTATAC AATTCCCCGCTGGTATTCTGCAAGGACACTTCTTCCATGCTGCCCGCCCCAAGTACATGAACTACGGTGCCATCGGTTTCGTTATTGGCCATGAGATTACGCACGGTTTCGATGATCAGGGACGTCGTTTCGACTTGCAGGGCAACTTGTTGGACTGGTGGGCAGAGGATACCCAGAAGGCCTATTTGGACAAGGCAAAATGTATTATTGAACAATACGGAAATTTTACGGATGGACAAACTGGCTTGAAT tTGAATGGCGTCAATACGCAGGGTGAGAATATTGCCGACAATGGTGGTGTGAAAGAATCGTATCGTGCGTATCGTCAGTGGGTGGAAAAGAATGGACCTGAGCCGAAATTGCCCGGTTTGGACTACACCCCCGAACAGATGTTCTGGATCTCTGCTGGTCAAACATGGTGTGCCAAATACCGCAAAG AAACGCTCAAAATGCGCATCACGACCGGCGTGCACTCGCCCTCGCAATTCCGCGTCATGGGCACATTCAGTAATATGAAGGACTTTGCGCGCGACTTCAATTGCCCCGAAGGATCCCGCATGAACCCAGTGCAGAAGTGTGAGGTGTGGTAA
- the Mme_3 gene encoding neprilysin-2 isoform X5: MRYHLLCCRNPNWWRRRTTLERCLVLISIIALIAVVGLVIGLVSVILSNRLVEELKATTNPPEALQGSTRNTDNEVFMPPQKMPKEDVCLSAECIHTSSAVLSKMKPEVEPCDDFYQFVCGTYIEENLIPDDKDSLNTFSVISDKLHEQLKEIITEERPATEPKHYQLPNALYKACMNKSLIEELDSKPIADIAKKLGGWPVIEGDSWNADNSWTWQETVKKFRKMGFSMDYIIDFSVSVDLKNSTVRIIDFDQSAIGLSREYLVKGFNETLVSSYYDYMVDMAVLFGADKDVAKRELRESLDFEMALANISWPAEKRRNTNDLYNIRTLKQLQEAYPYVQWVDYVNALLPEKINVNEDEPVNLSVPSFFEELGPLLERTPNRVIANYMMWRIHAFSIVFLSEQFRKRQLQYATALSGRQEQEARWKECVDIASGSLAIAVGSLYVRKHFKQDSKAIALDMVHQIRGVFDNILSEVDWMDEVTKKEAKKKLYAMTTHIGYPDEMLDNSKLEEYYRNLDIDSSKYFESFLNMNVFGTDYSFNKLRLPVNKTDWMRHARPAVVNAYYSSIENSIQFPAGILQGHFFHAARPKYMNYGAIGFVIGHEITHGFDDQGRRFDLQGNLLDWWAEDTQKAYLDKAKCIIEQYGNFTDGQTGLNLNGVNTQGENIADNGGVKESYRAYRQWVEKNGPEPKLPGLDYTPEQMFWISAGQTWCAKYRKETLKMRITTGVHSPSQFRVMGTFSNMKDFARDFNCPEGSRMNPVQKCEVW, from the exons AAATCCGAATTGGTGGCGTAGACGGACCACGTTGGAACGATGCCTGGTATTGATCAGTATTATTGCGTTGATCGCAGTTGTTGGTCTGGTTATTGGACTAGTTTCGGTAATACTCTCTAACCGTTTGGTAGAAG AGCTCAAAGCCACTACCAATCCACCAGAGGCGCTGCAAGGCTCCACTCGCAACACGGACAATGAGGTCTTTATGCCACCACAGAAGATGCCAAAGGAAGATGTCTGCCTCTCAGCCGAATGCATACATACCTCGTCGGCGGTGCTGAGCAAAATGAAGCCGGAAGTCGAACCTTGCGATGATTTCTATCAGTTTGTTTGCGGTACTTACATTGAAGAGAATCTAATACCCGATGACAAGGATTCCTTGAATACGTTCTCTGTGATCTCGGATAAATTACACGAACAGCTGAAGGAGATTATTACCGAGGAACGACCAGCCACGGAGCCCAAACACTACCAGCTACCGAACGCGCTGTACAAGGCATGCATGAACAAAT CACTGATTGAGGAGCTGGATTCCAAGCCCATTGCAGACATTGCCAAAAAACTCGGCGGCTGGCCGGTAATTGAGGGCGACTCATGGAACGCGGACAACAGCTGGACTTGGCAGGAGACTGTAAAGAAGTTCCGTAAAATGGGCTTTAGCATGGACTATATTATTGACTTTTCAGTCAGTGTTGATTTGAAGAACAGTACAGTTCGCATTATTGAT TTTGATCAATCGGCTATTGGCTTGAGTCGCGAATATCTAGTCAAAGGTTTCAACGAGACATTGGTGAGCTCCTACTATGACTATATGGTCGATATGGCTGTGCTTTTTGGTGCTGATAAGGATGTAGCGAAGCGTGAATTACGAGAATCGCTCGATTTCGAAATGGCTTTGGCCAAT ATTTCCTGGCCAGCTGAGAAGCGCCGCAACACCAACGATCTCTACAACATACGCACATTGAAGCAACTGCAGGAAGCTTATCCCTATGTGCAGTGGGTGGACTATGTCAACGCTTTGCTGCCGGAAAAAATCAATGTGAACGAAGATGAGCCAGTGAATCTTTCGGTACCCAGTTTCTTTGAAGAGTTAGGCCCACTATTGGAGCGCACACCCAATCGTGTGATTGCCAACTACATGATGTGGCGTATACACGCCTTTTCGATCGTTTTCCTCTCGGAGCAATTCCGCAAGCGTCAACTGCAATACGCGACCGCTTTGTCGGGCCGTCAGGAGCAGGAGGCGCGCTGGAAGGAGTGTGTCGATATCGCCAGTGGCAG CTTGGCCATTGCCGTCGGTTCGCTGTATGTGCGCAAACATTTCAAGCAAGACTCCAAGGCTATTGCATTGGATATGGTGCATCAAATACGCGGTGTCTTCGACAATATACTCAGCGAGGTTGACTGGATGGACGAGGTTACCAAGAAGGAGGCTAAGAAGAAATTGTATGCCATGACTACACACATTGGCTATCCCGACGAGATGTTGGATAATTCGAAATTGGAGGAATACTATCGCAATTTGGATATTGATTCAAGCAAATACTTTGAGTCCTTCCTGAACATGAATGTCTTCGGTACAGATTACTCGTTCAACAAGCTGCGCTTGCCAGTGAACAAGACGGATTGGATGCGTCACGCACGTCCAGCGGTTGTGAATGCCTACTATTCATCGATCGAGAACAGTATAC AATTCCCCGCTGGTATTCTGCAAGGACACTTCTTCCATGCTGCCCGCCCCAAGTACATGAACTACGGTGCCATCGGTTTCGTTATTGGCCATGAGATTACGCACGGTTTCGATGATCAGGGACGTCGTTTCGACTTGCAGGGCAACTTGTTGGACTGGTGGGCAGAGGATACCCAGAAGGCCTATTTGGACAAGGCAAAATGTATTATTGAACAATACGGAAATTTTACGGATGGACAAACTGGCTTGAAT tTGAATGGCGTCAATACGCAGGGTGAGAATATTGCCGACAATGGTGGTGTGAAAGAATCGTATCGTGCGTATCGTCAGTGGGTGGAAAAGAATGGACCTGAGCCGAAATTGCCCGGTTTGGACTACACCCCCGAACAGATGTTCTGGATCTCTGCTGGTCAAACATGGTGTGCCAAATACCGCAAAG AAACGCTCAAAATGCGCATCACGACCGGCGTGCACTCGCCCTCGCAATTCCGCGTCATGGGCACATTCAGTAATATGAAGGACTTTGCGCGCGACTTCAATTGCCCCGAAGGATCCCGCATGAACCCAGTGCAGAAGTGTGAGGTGTGGTAA
- the Mme_3 gene encoding neprilysin-2 isoform X3 produces the protein MQTVIKNPNWWRRRTTLERCLVLISIIALIAVVGLVIGLVSVILSNRLVEELKATTNPPEALQGSTRNTDNEVFMPPQKMPKEDVCLSAECIHTSSAVLSKMKPEVEPCDDFYQFVCGTYIEENLIPDDKDSLNTFSVISDKLHEQLKEIITEERPATEPKHYQLPNALYKACMNKSLIEELDSKPIADIAKKLGGWPVIEGDSWNADNSWTWQETVKKFRKMGFSMDYIIDFSVSVDLKNSTVRIIDFDQSAIGLSREYLVKGFNETLVSSYYDYMVDMAVLFGADKDVAKRELRESLDFEMALANISWPAEKRRNTNDLYNIRTLKQLQEAYPYVQWVDYVNALLPEKINVNEDEPVNLSVPSFFEELGPLLERTPNRVIANYMMWRIHAFSIVFLSEQFRKRQLQYATALSGRQEQEARWKECVDIASGSYDDEVEDEVDGLAIAVGSLYVRKHFKQDSKAIALDMVHQIRGVFDNILSEVDWMDEVTKKEAKKKLYAMTTHIGYPDEMLDNSKLEEYYRNLDIDSSKYFESFLNMNVFGTDYSFNKLRLPVNKTDWMRHARPAVVNAYYSSIENSIQFPAGILQGHFFHAARPKYMNYGAIGFVIGHEITHGFDDQGRRFDLQGNLLDWWAEDTQKAYLDKAKCIIEQYGNFTDGQTGLNLNGVNTQGENIADNGGVKESYRAYRQWVEKNGPEPKLPGLDYTPEQMFWISAGQTWCAKYRKETLKMRITTGVHSPSQFRVMGTFSNMKDFARDFNCPEGSRMNPVQKCEVW, from the exons AAATCCGAATTGGTGGCGTAGACGGACCACGTTGGAACGATGCCTGGTATTGATCAGTATTATTGCGTTGATCGCAGTTGTTGGTCTGGTTATTGGACTAGTTTCGGTAATACTCTCTAACCGTTTGGTAGAAG AGCTCAAAGCCACTACCAATCCACCAGAGGCGCTGCAAGGCTCCACTCGCAACACGGACAATGAGGTCTTTATGCCACCACAGAAGATGCCAAAGGAAGATGTCTGCCTCTCAGCCGAATGCATACATACCTCGTCGGCGGTGCTGAGCAAAATGAAGCCGGAAGTCGAACCTTGCGATGATTTCTATCAGTTTGTTTGCGGTACTTACATTGAAGAGAATCTAATACCCGATGACAAGGATTCCTTGAATACGTTCTCTGTGATCTCGGATAAATTACACGAACAGCTGAAGGAGATTATTACCGAGGAACGACCAGCCACGGAGCCCAAACACTACCAGCTACCGAACGCGCTGTACAAGGCATGCATGAACAAAT CACTGATTGAGGAGCTGGATTCCAAGCCCATTGCAGACATTGCCAAAAAACTCGGCGGCTGGCCGGTAATTGAGGGCGACTCATGGAACGCGGACAACAGCTGGACTTGGCAGGAGACTGTAAAGAAGTTCCGTAAAATGGGCTTTAGCATGGACTATATTATTGACTTTTCAGTCAGTGTTGATTTGAAGAACAGTACAGTTCGCATTATTGAT TTTGATCAATCGGCTATTGGCTTGAGTCGCGAATATCTAGTCAAAGGTTTCAACGAGACATTGGTGAGCTCCTACTATGACTATATGGTCGATATGGCTGTGCTTTTTGGTGCTGATAAGGATGTAGCGAAGCGTGAATTACGAGAATCGCTCGATTTCGAAATGGCTTTGGCCAAT ATTTCCTGGCCAGCTGAGAAGCGCCGCAACACCAACGATCTCTACAACATACGCACATTGAAGCAACTGCAGGAAGCTTATCCCTATGTGCAGTGGGTGGACTATGTCAACGCTTTGCTGCCGGAAAAAATCAATGTGAACGAAGATGAGCCAGTGAATCTTTCGGTACCCAGTTTCTTTGAAGAGTTAGGCCCACTATTGGAGCGCACACCCAATCGTGTGATTGCCAACTACATGATGTGGCGTATACACGCCTTTTCGATCGTTTTCCTCTCGGAGCAATTCCGCAAGCGTCAACTGCAATACGCGACCGCTTTGTCGGGCCGTCAGGAGCAGGAGGCGCGCTGGAAGGAGTGTGTCGATATCGCCAGTGGCAG CTATGATGATGAGGTCGAAGATGAAGTAGATGG CTTGGCCATTGCCGTCGGTTCGCTGTATGTGCGCAAACATTTCAAGCAAGACTCCAAGGCTATTGCATTGGATATGGTGCATCAAATACGCGGTGTCTTCGACAATATACTCAGCGAGGTTGACTGGATGGACGAGGTTACCAAGAAGGAGGCTAAGAAGAAATTGTATGCCATGACTACACACATTGGCTATCCCGACGAGATGTTGGATAATTCGAAATTGGAGGAATACTATCGCAATTTGGATATTGATTCAAGCAAATACTTTGAGTCCTTCCTGAACATGAATGTCTTCGGTACAGATTACTCGTTCAACAAGCTGCGCTTGCCAGTGAACAAGACGGATTGGATGCGTCACGCACGTCCAGCGGTTGTGAATGCCTACTATTCATCGATCGAGAACAGTATAC AATTCCCCGCTGGTATTCTGCAAGGACACTTCTTCCATGCTGCCCGCCCCAAGTACATGAACTACGGTGCCATCGGTTTCGTTATTGGCCATGAGATTACGCACGGTTTCGATGATCAGGGACGTCGTTTCGACTTGCAGGGCAACTTGTTGGACTGGTGGGCAGAGGATACCCAGAAGGCCTATTTGGACAAGGCAAAATGTATTATTGAACAATACGGAAATTTTACGGATGGACAAACTGGCTTGAAT tTGAATGGCGTCAATACGCAGGGTGAGAATATTGCCGACAATGGTGGTGTGAAAGAATCGTATCGTGCGTATCGTCAGTGGGTGGAAAAGAATGGACCTGAGCCGAAATTGCCCGGTTTGGACTACACCCCCGAACAGATGTTCTGGATCTCTGCTGGTCAAACATGGTGTGCCAAATACCGCAAAG AAACGCTCAAAATGCGCATCACGACCGGCGTGCACTCGCCCTCGCAATTCCGCGTCATGGGCACATTCAGTAATATGAAGGACTTTGCGCGCGACTTCAATTGCCCCGAAGGATCCCGCATGAACCCAGTGCAGAAGTGTGAGGTGTGGTAA
- the Mme_3 gene encoding neprilysin-2 isoform X2: MRYHLLCCRNPNWWRRRTTLERCLVLISIIALIAVVGLVIGLVSVILSNRLVEELKATTNPPEALQGSTRNTDNEVFMPPQKMPKEDVCLSAECIHTSSAVLSKMKPEVEPCDDFYQFVCGTYIEENLIPDDKDSLNTFSVISDKLHEQLKEIITEERPATEPKHYQLPNALYKACMNKSLIEELDSKPIADIAKKLGGWPVIEGDSWNADNSWTWQETVKKFRKMGFSMDYIIDFSVSVDLKNSTVRIIDFDQSAIGLSREYLVKGFNETLVSSYYDYMVDMAVLFGADKDVAKRELRESLDFEMALANISWPAEKRRNTNDLYNIRTLKQLQEAYPYVQWVDYVNALLPEKINVNEDEPVNLSVPSFFEELGPLLERTPNRVIANYMMWRIHAFSIVFLSEQFRKRQLQYATALSGRQEQEARWKECVDIASGSGVRDLEYDVEGLAIAVGSLYVRKHFKQDSKAIALDMVHQIRGVFDNILSEVDWMDEVTKKEAKKKLYAMTTHIGYPDEMLDNSKLEEYYRNLDIDSSKYFESFLNMNVFGTDYSFNKLRLPVNKTDWMRHARPAVVNAYYSSIENSIQFPAGILQGHFFHAARPKYMNYGAIGFVIGHEITHGFDDQGRRFDLQGNLLDWWAEDTQKAYLDKAKCIIEQYGNFTDGQTGLNLNGVNTQGENIADNGGVKESYRAYRQWVEKNGPEPKLPGLDYTPEQMFWISAGQTWCAKYRKETLKMRITTGVHSPSQFRVMGTFSNMKDFARDFNCPEGSRMNPVQKCEVW, encoded by the exons AAATCCGAATTGGTGGCGTAGACGGACCACGTTGGAACGATGCCTGGTATTGATCAGTATTATTGCGTTGATCGCAGTTGTTGGTCTGGTTATTGGACTAGTTTCGGTAATACTCTCTAACCGTTTGGTAGAAG AGCTCAAAGCCACTACCAATCCACCAGAGGCGCTGCAAGGCTCCACTCGCAACACGGACAATGAGGTCTTTATGCCACCACAGAAGATGCCAAAGGAAGATGTCTGCCTCTCAGCCGAATGCATACATACCTCGTCGGCGGTGCTGAGCAAAATGAAGCCGGAAGTCGAACCTTGCGATGATTTCTATCAGTTTGTTTGCGGTACTTACATTGAAGAGAATCTAATACCCGATGACAAGGATTCCTTGAATACGTTCTCTGTGATCTCGGATAAATTACACGAACAGCTGAAGGAGATTATTACCGAGGAACGACCAGCCACGGAGCCCAAACACTACCAGCTACCGAACGCGCTGTACAAGGCATGCATGAACAAAT CACTGATTGAGGAGCTGGATTCCAAGCCCATTGCAGACATTGCCAAAAAACTCGGCGGCTGGCCGGTAATTGAGGGCGACTCATGGAACGCGGACAACAGCTGGACTTGGCAGGAGACTGTAAAGAAGTTCCGTAAAATGGGCTTTAGCATGGACTATATTATTGACTTTTCAGTCAGTGTTGATTTGAAGAACAGTACAGTTCGCATTATTGAT TTTGATCAATCGGCTATTGGCTTGAGTCGCGAATATCTAGTCAAAGGTTTCAACGAGACATTGGTGAGCTCCTACTATGACTATATGGTCGATATGGCTGTGCTTTTTGGTGCTGATAAGGATGTAGCGAAGCGTGAATTACGAGAATCGCTCGATTTCGAAATGGCTTTGGCCAAT ATTTCCTGGCCAGCTGAGAAGCGCCGCAACACCAACGATCTCTACAACATACGCACATTGAAGCAACTGCAGGAAGCTTATCCCTATGTGCAGTGGGTGGACTATGTCAACGCTTTGCTGCCGGAAAAAATCAATGTGAACGAAGATGAGCCAGTGAATCTTTCGGTACCCAGTTTCTTTGAAGAGTTAGGCCCACTATTGGAGCGCACACCCAATCGTGTGATTGCCAACTACATGATGTGGCGTATACACGCCTTTTCGATCGTTTTCCTCTCGGAGCAATTCCGCAAGCGTCAACTGCAATACGCGACCGCTTTGTCGGGCCGTCAGGAGCAGGAGGCGCGCTGGAAGGAGTGTGTCGATATCGCCAGTGGCAG CGGAGTACGTGATCTCGAATATGATGTTGAAgg CTTGGCCATTGCCGTCGGTTCGCTGTATGTGCGCAAACATTTCAAGCAAGACTCCAAGGCTATTGCATTGGATATGGTGCATCAAATACGCGGTGTCTTCGACAATATACTCAGCGAGGTTGACTGGATGGACGAGGTTACCAAGAAGGAGGCTAAGAAGAAATTGTATGCCATGACTACACACATTGGCTATCCCGACGAGATGTTGGATAATTCGAAATTGGAGGAATACTATCGCAATTTGGATATTGATTCAAGCAAATACTTTGAGTCCTTCCTGAACATGAATGTCTTCGGTACAGATTACTCGTTCAACAAGCTGCGCTTGCCAGTGAACAAGACGGATTGGATGCGTCACGCACGTCCAGCGGTTGTGAATGCCTACTATTCATCGATCGAGAACAGTATAC AATTCCCCGCTGGTATTCTGCAAGGACACTTCTTCCATGCTGCCCGCCCCAAGTACATGAACTACGGTGCCATCGGTTTCGTTATTGGCCATGAGATTACGCACGGTTTCGATGATCAGGGACGTCGTTTCGACTTGCAGGGCAACTTGTTGGACTGGTGGGCAGAGGATACCCAGAAGGCCTATTTGGACAAGGCAAAATGTATTATTGAACAATACGGAAATTTTACGGATGGACAAACTGGCTTGAAT tTGAATGGCGTCAATACGCAGGGTGAGAATATTGCCGACAATGGTGGTGTGAAAGAATCGTATCGTGCGTATCGTCAGTGGGTGGAAAAGAATGGACCTGAGCCGAAATTGCCCGGTTTGGACTACACCCCCGAACAGATGTTCTGGATCTCTGCTGGTCAAACATGGTGTGCCAAATACCGCAAAG AAACGCTCAAAATGCGCATCACGACCGGCGTGCACTCGCCCTCGCAATTCCGCGTCATGGGCACATTCAGTAATATGAAGGACTTTGCGCGCGACTTCAATTGCCCCGAAGGATCCCGCATGAACCCAGTGCAGAAGTGTGAGGTGTGGTAA